The Geminocystis sp. M7585_C2015_104 genome has a window encoding:
- a CDS encoding folate-binding protein YgfZ — MTAIPFFDFTNNVYLCNRSHWGLLTLSGDDRIRFLHNQTTNNIQALKPGEGCDTVFVTSTGRNIDLVSAYVRQEDILLLVSPGENQRLYQWMDRYIFPFDKVQLRDISSQFSIFTLIGKQSTHLLANNLLANCFESSVLSAPEFQHFSVKIDGIEVFVTVGCNLKLPGYNLIVSREKADFLWEKLANLPLEIIDEEAWERLRILRGRPAVYHELTEDYNPLEAGLWHAVSFNKGCYIGQETIARLNTYRGVKQRLWGIKLTGKINPDTDIHITVGEEKVGKLTSYFHTEELSFALGYIRTKAGGEGLQVIVGSEKGEVVALPFIRHEYYLGDKM; from the coding sequence ATGACGGCCATCCCTTTTTTTGATTTTACTAACAATGTTTACCTCTGTAATCGGAGTCATTGGGGATTGTTAACCCTTAGTGGCGATGACAGAATTCGCTTTCTTCACAACCAAACTACAAATAATATTCAGGCTTTGAAACCCGGCGAAGGTTGTGATACTGTCTTTGTTACTTCCACTGGCAGAAACATTGACTTAGTCTCCGCCTACGTCAGGCAAGAAGACATTTTATTGCTAGTGTCTCCCGGCGAAAATCAAAGACTTTATCAGTGGATGGATCGTTATATTTTTCCCTTTGATAAGGTACAATTAAGGGACATTTCTTCTCAGTTTAGTATTTTTACCCTCATTGGCAAACAAAGTACACATCTTTTGGCAAATAATCTTTTGGCAAACTGCTTCGAATCTTCAGTCCTGTCTGCCCCTGAATTTCAACACTTTTCAGTTAAAATCGATGGCATTGAGGTTTTTGTCACGGTCGGTTGTAACCTAAAACTCCCAGGATACAACCTTATTGTGTCTAGAGAAAAGGCTGATTTCTTATGGGAAAAACTAGCTAATCTTCCTCTTGAAATAATCGACGAAGAGGCCTGGGAAAGGCTCAGAATACTCAGAGGTAGGCCAGCAGTTTACCATGAATTAACTGAAGATTATAACCCACTAGAGGCAGGTTTATGGCATGCCGTCTCCTTCAACAAAGGCTGTTATATCGGACAAGAAACCATTGCCCGTTTAAACACATATAGGGGGGTAAAACAACGACTCTGGGGCATTAAATTAACCGGAAAAATTAACCCAGACACAGATATCCACATCACAGTGGGAGAAGAAAAAGTAGGGAAACTCACCAGTTATTTCCACACAGAAGAATTGAGTTTTGCCTTGGGATATATTCGCACCAAAGCCGGCGGAGAAGGCTTACAAGTCATTGTGGGGAGTGAAAAAGGAGAAGTGGTGGCATTGCCCTTTATCCGTCATGAATACTATCTAGGGGATAAAATGTAG
- a CDS encoding PetM family cytochrome b6-f complex subunit 7: protein MSAESMLFNGAILCFTVVLIGLAWGFLLLKLTGEIK, encoded by the coding sequence ATGAGTGCGGAAAGCATGTTGTTTAATGGCGCAATTCTTTGCTTTACGGTTGTCTTGATTGGTTTAGCCTGGGGGTTTCTCTTGTTAAAACTGACAGGGGAAATCAAATAG